In Nitrospira sp., one genomic interval encodes:
- a CDS encoding cytochrome c — protein sequence MKALMSVGALIGVVGLLMLIGMIFGVVPSNTVRLVEGYMPMQILSELAVFVAGFAGLSYLLNSMGFAIPRFWQGVLFWVFIQSYLKFRVYPPIPFSVRAMYGTVSMVAVFMWVSANEEDWKKFRQPIINVLDANTGFHKALRTMYLILLPLLIGGFSFLSMKPSVDEPIELRTVHPAPPASTKVHGKTYTLQTSQNPFRVNLEGKYDQEYSNKLIVEQGMGRLMAPNANPWDEKAEGYLKYVREGGEIFFQNCHFCHGDNLNGRGLHAFAFNPIPANFTDPGTIAQLQETFIFWRVAKGGIGLPNEGFPWASVMPPWEQHLTTDEIWKVILFEYWHTGYYPRTWD from the coding sequence ATGAAAGCACTAATGTCAGTCGGAGCACTGATTGGTGTCGTCGGACTGCTCATGTTGATCGGAATGATCTTCGGGGTGGTTCCCTCGAATACTGTCAGGTTAGTTGAGGGCTATATGCCCATGCAGATCCTGAGTGAGCTGGCGGTTTTTGTGGCTGGTTTCGCCGGACTGAGTTACTTGCTGAATTCGATGGGGTTTGCAATTCCACGGTTTTGGCAGGGAGTGCTCTTTTGGGTATTCATTCAGAGCTATTTGAAGTTCCGTGTATATCCGCCGATTCCTTTCAGTGTTCGGGCCATGTACGGTACGGTTTCGATGGTGGCGGTCTTCATGTGGGTTTCTGCCAACGAAGAAGACTGGAAAAAGTTTCGGCAGCCGATCATCAACGTGCTCGATGCCAATACGGGCTTTCACAAGGCCCTGCGGACTATGTATCTGATTCTGCTGCCCCTCTTGATCGGCGGATTTTCCTTCCTCAGTATGAAGCCGAGTGTGGACGAGCCCATTGAGCTTCGGACCGTTCACCCAGCGCCTCCAGCCAGTACTAAGGTGCACGGAAAGACCTACACGCTTCAGACGTCGCAGAACCCGTTCCGGGTTAATCTCGAAGGTAAGTACGACCAGGAGTACAGCAACAAATTAATTGTTGAACAGGGTATGGGCCGCCTAATGGCTCCCAACGCGAATCCCTGGGATGAAAAGGCTGAAGGCTATCTAAAGTATGTGCGCGAGGGCGGAGAAATTTTCTTCCAGAATTGTCACTTCTGCCACGGGGATAATTTAAACGGTCGTGGCCTCCATGCTTTTGCCTTTAATCCCATTCCTGCCAATTTCACAGACCCAGGCACCATTGCCCAGTTACAGGAGACGTTCATCTTCTGGCGCGTGGCTAAGGGTGGTATCGGTCTTCCAAATGAAGGCTTCCCTTGGGCATCGGTCATGCCGCCGTGGGAACAACATCTGACTACGGATGAAATCTGGAAGGTGATTCTGTTTGAGTACTGGCACACAGGTTATTATCCGCGAACCTGGGATTAA
- a CDS encoding c-type cytochrome has protein sequence MSKLRSKAKPKLMAGASLSAILFMGGFVSVGHAGDMPEGFQKGELAPAPPADMIEAGKRVYFTKCVWCHGVDGAGDGPGADRLWPRPRNFNQGTFKIRHTASGELPLFNYNEKMPDSNKNDLLDTVTHGLPGSAMPPWEGILTEEQRIQVLAFVTTQLVKDRKFTDKASETQTILQMATLKPAEPTEESLKKGAELIVEKKCIECHGVEGRGDGNAFNLKDDWGFSIQPADWHKCWNFRGSRQDPYNVRNIFRTFSTGVNGTPMPSFADSTSIEERWNIANFVNSLCERDDEGKPLGIDPLTDKPKINFVIPSSPVEGEISDDPENEMWKKQGRRYVAMGGQITHKPRNFVNRIDDLWVKSLYNDKNVVYLIQWDDRTKSVAEGKLPWAPTQVNVENFGVKEQAPKTGEEGSIAAAQNNYTVYNDALAFQFPIKWQEIPAPFKPRYLFGDAKFNADILKWEADGSLRSFKGTGWDQDFEERDDFEEKVKLMKAEWKNGRWSVMISRPLKGDKDDYDEYTRFDVGKYIPMVFFAWDGHNGDAGRKMAVSAFYYTILEPPIPQEVYIYPAIIAVGVVILEGWMLTRRANKKKGKTL, from the coding sequence ATGAGCAAACTGCGTTCGAAAGCAAAGCCCAAGTTGATGGCTGGGGCCTCGCTAAGTGCCATTCTCTTTATGGGCGGTTTTGTGTCGGTTGGGCATGCCGGAGATATGCCGGAAGGCTTCCAGAAGGGTGAGTTGGCCCCAGCACCTCCAGCCGACATGATTGAAGCTGGTAAGCGGGTCTATTTCACCAAGTGCGTGTGGTGTCATGGGGTCGATGGTGCAGGCGATGGCCCAGGTGCCGATCGTCTATGGCCACGCCCTCGGAATTTCAACCAAGGTACGTTTAAAATTCGGCATACGGCGAGCGGAGAACTTCCGCTTTTCAATTACAACGAAAAAATGCCGGATTCGAATAAGAACGACTTGTTGGACACAGTCACTCACGGTTTGCCTGGCTCAGCAATGCCACCGTGGGAAGGCATCCTGACGGAGGAGCAGCGTATCCAGGTTCTCGCTTTCGTGACCACTCAGCTTGTCAAGGATCGAAAATTTACCGACAAGGCTTCGGAAACCCAAACGATTCTTCAAATGGCTACTCTCAAGCCTGCGGAGCCGACTGAGGAAAGTCTCAAGAAGGGTGCTGAGCTAATTGTTGAAAAGAAGTGTATCGAGTGTCATGGTGTCGAAGGGCGAGGAGACGGTAACGCGTTTAACCTCAAGGATGACTGGGGTTTTTCCATCCAACCGGCCGACTGGCACAAATGTTGGAACTTCCGGGGGAGCCGTCAGGATCCTTACAATGTGCGTAATATTTTCCGCACGTTCTCAACAGGAGTGAACGGAACTCCCATGCCGTCTTTTGCGGATAGCACTTCCATTGAAGAGCGGTGGAACATTGCTAACTTCGTGAATTCATTGTGTGAACGTGATGACGAAGGGAAGCCATTGGGCATCGATCCTCTGACAGATAAGCCCAAAATCAACTTTGTGATTCCTTCTTCCCCGGTTGAAGGGGAAATTTCGGACGATCCTGAGAATGAGATGTGGAAGAAGCAGGGGCGCCGTTATGTGGCAATGGGTGGTCAAATCACCCATAAGCCTCGTAACTTCGTCAACCGCATTGACGATCTTTGGGTGAAGTCTCTGTACAACGACAAAAACGTCGTGTACCTGATTCAGTGGGACGATCGTACGAAGAGCGTGGCGGAAGGGAAGCTTCCATGGGCTCCCACCCAGGTCAATGTTGAAAACTTTGGAGTAAAGGAGCAAGCTCCGAAGACGGGTGAGGAAGGTTCGATCGCCGCGGCACAGAACAACTACACCGTCTACAATGACGCTCTCGCATTTCAATTCCCGATCAAATGGCAGGAGATTCCAGCACCATTCAAGCCTCGCTACTTGTTCGGCGATGCAAAGTTTAATGCCGATATCTTGAAGTGGGAAGCGGATGGCTCGCTGCGTTCCTTTAAGGGGACTGGGTGGGATCAGGACTTTGAAGAGCGTGATGACTTCGAAGAAAAAGTCAAGTTGATGAAAGCAGAGTGGAAGAATGGCCGTTGGAGCGTAATGATCTCCCGCCCGCTGAAGGGTGATAAGGATGATTATGATGAATACACTCGCTTCGACGTCGGCAAGTACATTCCGATGGTCTTCTTCGCGTGGGATGGCCATAACGGAGACGCCGGACGGAAGATGGCGGTATCTGCGTTCTATTATACGATTCTTGAGCCACCGATCCCGCAGGAAGTCTACATCTACCCGGCAATTATCGCTGTGGGTGTAGTGATTCTTGAAGGTTGGATGCTCACTCGGCGTGCAAACAAGAAGAAGGGTAAGACTCTGTAA
- a CDS encoding molybdenum cofactor guanylyltransferase, whose translation MKIRGGGLGVTKKEVIENVSGVLVAGGKSRRMGSDKRFLELAGKRVFDRTLALLEVLFSENFIVLAEPVPGLQCGTARIVYDRVPNAGSLGGLYTGLLTATHERSFAVACDMPFLDPEVIRFMASFDPSADVVVAEVKGQLQPLHAMYSRRCTPFLRGMADQQDLKIQHLFRDPSLRVSVVRSEDLEGVGSGVASFQNINTPEDLARITRVSRLHHGG comes from the coding sequence GTGAAAATTCGCGGGGGCGGGTTGGGCGTGACCAAGAAGGAAGTCATCGAGAATGTATCGGGCGTTCTGGTTGCCGGCGGGAAAAGTCGTCGGATGGGGAGCGACAAACGCTTCCTTGAGCTGGCAGGCAAGAGAGTGTTTGACCGCACACTAGCTCTCTTGGAGGTTCTCTTTAGCGAAAACTTCATTGTCCTGGCGGAGCCAGTTCCTGGTTTACAGTGTGGGACCGCGAGAATTGTCTACGACCGTGTGCCGAATGCCGGTAGCTTAGGCGGCCTGTATACCGGCTTGCTGACTGCAACACATGAACGGAGTTTTGCAGTTGCCTGTGATATGCCTTTTCTCGACCCAGAGGTTATCCGGTTTATGGCCTCGTTTGACCCATCGGCTGATGTCGTGGTGGCAGAAGTGAAGGGACAACTACAACCCCTGCACGCAATGTACTCACGCCGGTGCACCCCGTTTCTTCGTGGTATGGCCGACCAACAAGATCTCAAGATTCAGCATCTGTTTCGTGACCCAAGCCTACGGGTGTCTGTGGTCCGCTCCGAAGATCTGGAGGGAGTAGGAAGTGGCGTCGCTTCTTTCCAAAACATCAATACACCAGAAGATTTGGCGCGGATTACGAGGGTATCCCGTCTGCATCATGGTGGATGA
- a CDS encoding glycosyltransferase family 9 protein — protein sequence MVGWLRDPDGAVAATVQSLGIHNVMVMSPFSPGLRARHQAERYLETIDGLGCAASSFQPLMLPQRLSAEGPRYLEHVARNDSRPLAIIHPGSGSAHKCMEPWRLAKLVEWMRGQGLLPMLLEGPSDLGSVTQLRSLLQRPVAVMRNLDLCTVAAVLSHATLFVGHDSGITHLAAALSVPTLACFGPTDSRRWAPLGPNVTTLTGEPCTCPTWDAVQCCRERKCLHIAPDRMIDGCRMALATRSSAPIL from the coding sequence GTGGTTGGGTGGCTGCGCGATCCCGACGGCGCTGTGGCTGCAACGGTTCAAAGTCTCGGCATCCATAACGTGATGGTCATGTCGCCGTTCTCGCCGGGCCTTCGAGCGCGCCACCAGGCGGAGCGTTATTTAGAGACCATTGACGGTTTGGGCTGCGCTGCGTCCTCCTTTCAGCCGCTCATGCTTCCTCAGAGACTGAGTGCGGAAGGACCTCGCTACCTTGAGCACGTTGCTCGAAATGATTCGAGACCACTCGCGATCATTCATCCCGGGAGCGGCAGCGCACACAAATGTATGGAACCATGGCGGTTGGCAAAGCTTGTCGAATGGATGCGCGGCCAGGGCTTGTTGCCCATGCTATTAGAAGGTCCGTCAGACCTAGGCTCTGTGACGCAACTTCGATCGCTGTTGCAAAGGCCGGTGGCAGTCATGCGGAATCTGGATCTGTGTACCGTCGCTGCGGTGTTGTCGCATGCCACGTTGTTCGTTGGGCATGATTCTGGGATCACGCATCTCGCTGCCGCCCTTTCTGTTCCCACCCTTGCCTGTTTCGGTCCGACTGATTCTCGGCGATGGGCACCGCTCGGTCCCAACGTGACCACTCTGACCGGAGAGCCGTGCACTTGTCCGACTTGGGATGCCGTTCAATGCTGTCGTGAACGGAAGTGCCTTCACATCGCACCCGATCGAATGATCGACGGCTGCCGTATGGCTCTGGCGACTCGATCGAGCGCGCCAATTCTGTGA
- a CDS encoding arginine--tRNA ligase: MTQGVVQDKVGAALIGALQLARQRGLLKLEQPPTVTLEAPKRPEWGDVSSNLAMSLSSSERRPPFEIAQIILDHLEQREELFERIEIVRPGFLNFTVKRTQWLEVLREIESAGEKFGHSQLGRGRRVLVEYVSANPTGPLHVGHGRGAAVGQALVRLLRATGHEAVSEYYINDAGRQMKLLGVSVLARYLESFGRVVTFPEDGYQGEYVRAVATRIKAAQGDALLSLPTEEAEQQSREFAYRELLDRIRQDLDTFGVSFESWFSEASLLSAGTVEQVLAELRAKDLLFEQEGAEWFRSSAFGDEKDRVVRKREGDYTYLASDIAYHRDKLRRGYDLLVDVWGADHHGYIPRMQGVVQAYGYPKERLKVVLVQMVNLLRGGKKVEMSKRAGEFITLREVMDEVGADAAKFFFLMRDSGTHLDFDLELAKQQSQENPVYYVQYAHARIASLRRVAAARGIECPLPNQADLTLLEDPDEFALIRKLSLFPVIIQASAAELEPHRVAYYLRELAGMLHPFYNKHRILPPMPDHEGPGSSSSDHPASTARRSESGNPGLTGARLALMWSVQQVVRNGLHVLGVSAPDQM, from the coding sequence GTGACGCAAGGGGTCGTGCAAGACAAAGTCGGTGCGGCATTGATCGGTGCGCTGCAGCTCGCGCGACAGCGGGGGCTGCTCAAGCTTGAGCAGCCCCCGACCGTGACCCTTGAAGCGCCGAAGCGGCCGGAATGGGGCGATGTGTCGTCCAACCTTGCCATGTCTCTGTCTTCATCCGAGCGGCGCCCACCGTTTGAAATCGCCCAGATCATTCTCGATCATCTGGAGCAGCGCGAGGAACTGTTCGAGCGCATCGAGATTGTGCGCCCTGGGTTTCTCAACTTCACGGTCAAACGGACACAGTGGTTGGAGGTGCTTAGGGAGATCGAATCGGCAGGTGAAAAGTTCGGTCATAGTCAACTCGGGCGTGGGCGTCGTGTCCTCGTCGAGTATGTGAGCGCAAATCCCACCGGTCCATTGCATGTTGGGCATGGGCGTGGTGCGGCGGTCGGGCAGGCGTTGGTGCGCCTGCTTCGCGCCACCGGTCACGAAGCGGTCAGCGAGTACTATATCAACGATGCCGGTCGGCAAATGAAGTTGCTGGGTGTATCCGTCCTCGCCCGTTATCTCGAGTCCTTTGGGCGAGTCGTGACTTTTCCGGAGGATGGGTACCAAGGCGAATACGTTCGCGCCGTGGCTACCCGGATCAAGGCGGCTCAGGGCGATGCCTTGTTGTCGCTGCCGACCGAAGAGGCCGAGCAGCAGAGTCGAGAATTTGCTTATCGCGAACTGCTCGACCGCATTCGCCAAGACCTGGATACATTCGGTGTTTCCTTCGAGTCATGGTTCAGCGAAGCCTCGCTGTTGTCAGCCGGCACCGTGGAACAGGTGCTAGCGGAACTGCGTGCGAAAGACTTGCTGTTTGAGCAAGAGGGAGCGGAGTGGTTTCGGTCCTCCGCCTTCGGGGATGAAAAGGATCGGGTCGTCAGAAAACGCGAGGGCGACTACACGTATCTCGCATCGGACATTGCCTATCACCGCGATAAGTTGCGCCGGGGGTACGATCTGCTGGTGGACGTGTGGGGGGCCGATCACCATGGGTATATTCCCCGCATGCAAGGCGTGGTGCAGGCATACGGCTATCCCAAGGAACGGCTGAAGGTCGTACTGGTGCAGATGGTGAATCTGTTGCGCGGTGGAAAGAAAGTGGAGATGTCCAAGCGGGCGGGAGAATTCATTACTCTGCGAGAGGTTATGGACGAGGTGGGGGCGGATGCCGCAAAGTTTTTCTTTCTCATGCGTGATTCCGGCACGCATCTGGATTTCGATTTGGAGCTGGCCAAACAGCAATCGCAAGAGAACCCGGTGTATTATGTCCAGTACGCCCACGCTCGCATCGCCAGTTTGCGACGCGTTGCGGCGGCACGCGGGATCGAGTGTCCGCTCCCGAATCAAGCCGACCTCACGCTGCTTGAGGATCCGGATGAGTTTGCGCTGATCCGGAAATTGTCCCTATTTCCGGTGATAATCCAGGCGAGTGCCGCCGAGCTTGAACCCCATCGGGTTGCCTATTATCTCCGAGAGTTGGCGGGGATGCTGCATCCCTTCTACAACAAACATCGCATCCTCCCGCCGATGCCCGACCACGAGGGACCCGGCTCTTCGTCGTCCGACCATCCGGCGTCTACGGCACGTCGATCGGAAAGCGGGAATCCGGGATTGACGGGAGCGAGATTGGCCTTGATGTGGAGCGTTCAACAAGTCGTGCGGAACGGATTGCACGTGCTCGGGGTGTCAGCTCCGGATCAGATGTAG
- the tgt gene encoding tRNA guanosine(34) transglycosylase Tgt: protein MLSFRVTHEESTGCARVGVLSTGRGEIPTPAFMPVGSLGNVRTVDGDELLKMGYGLILNNAYHLYLRPGHKIVQELGGVHGFTAWPGAILTDSGGFQVFSLAKFCKVTDEGVTFQSHIDGSARFISPETAIEIQEALGADIIMAFDHVVALPSSPEQVRDAAVRSSLWAKRCADAKRRTDQSLFGIVQGGLDPGLRGRSARDLVSIGFDGYAVGGLSVGEAKVDMYAMLDVTVPELPSNKPRYLMGVGMPEDLVEGVARGIDLFDCVVPSRHGRTGWLFTSFGRVVIKQARYARDEQPIDPACRCPVCMRYTRAYLHHLFDVKEMLGARLNTIHNLWFFAQLMQDIRNALRNGTFQAFRQEFHRTYVVDRPGEDARPETSGADRLF from the coding sequence ATGCTGTCCTTCCGAGTCACCCATGAAGAATCAACCGGCTGCGCTCGAGTCGGCGTGCTGAGCACAGGACGTGGAGAGATCCCCACCCCAGCCTTTATGCCGGTCGGCTCGTTGGGCAATGTCCGCACAGTCGATGGCGACGAGCTCCTCAAGATGGGTTACGGCTTGATCTTGAACAACGCCTATCACCTGTACCTGCGACCGGGCCATAAGATCGTACAAGAGCTTGGCGGAGTCCACGGATTTACGGCTTGGCCCGGAGCTATCCTCACGGACAGTGGCGGCTTCCAGGTGTTCAGCTTGGCCAAGTTTTGCAAGGTGACGGATGAAGGGGTAACGTTTCAATCGCACATCGATGGGTCGGCTCGGTTTATCAGCCCGGAGACGGCGATTGAAATCCAAGAGGCCCTGGGGGCCGATATCATCATGGCTTTCGATCACGTCGTGGCCTTGCCCTCCTCGCCTGAGCAGGTGCGAGATGCGGCGGTACGGTCCTCGTTGTGGGCGAAGCGTTGTGCGGATGCCAAGCGGCGGACGGACCAGTCGCTCTTCGGCATCGTGCAGGGAGGGCTGGATCCGGGATTGAGAGGACGGTCGGCCCGTGATCTCGTATCGATCGGATTTGACGGGTATGCCGTCGGTGGATTGTCGGTGGGTGAGGCCAAGGTCGACATGTACGCCATGTTGGACGTAACGGTTCCTGAACTTCCTTCGAACAAGCCGCGTTATCTGATGGGGGTCGGGATGCCGGAGGACCTCGTCGAGGGCGTAGCGCGCGGCATTGATCTGTTCGATTGCGTCGTGCCGTCCCGGCATGGTCGAACCGGCTGGCTGTTTACGTCCTTTGGGCGGGTCGTCATCAAACAGGCGCGGTATGCCCGCGATGAGCAGCCGATCGATCCAGCCTGCCGTTGTCCGGTGTGTATGCGCTACACAAGGGCCTATCTGCACCATTTGTTCGATGTGAAGGAGATGCTGGGAGCCCGACTCAATACCATTCACAATTTATGGTTTTTCGCGCAACTGATGCAGGACATCCGCAATGCCCTGCGCAACGGGACCTTTCAGGCGTTTCGGCAGGAGTTTCACCGTACCTATGTGGTGGACCGGCCCGGCGAAGATGCCAGGCCAGAGACGTCGGGCGCGGACCGTTTATTCTAA
- the yajC gene encoding preprotein translocase subunit YajC → MWESVAWAQGASGNGAPGSSLLSLVPFVLIFAIFYFMLILPQQKRQKQLKAMVEALKKGDKVITASGIWGTVTNVGKATVTLQIADTTKIKIQKEHIARLRGDEED, encoded by the coding sequence ATGTGGGAGTCGGTGGCATGGGCTCAGGGAGCCTCGGGGAACGGAGCGCCGGGCAGCAGTCTCTTGTCGCTGGTGCCGTTTGTCCTGATCTTCGCCATCTTTTATTTCATGTTGATTCTGCCGCAGCAGAAGCGCCAGAAGCAGCTGAAAGCGATGGTCGAGGCCCTGAAAAAGGGCGATAAGGTGATCACCGCATCCGGGATCTGGGGCACGGTCACCAATGTCGGGAAGGCCACAGTGACGCTGCAGATCGCGGACACGACCAAAATCAAAATTCAGAAAGAGCATATCGCGCGACTGCGCGGTGACGAAGAAGACTAA
- the secD gene encoding protein translocase subunit SecD — protein MKKVGGRLLALVAMVVVSGIFFLPSYQPLYKELPRWVREVLPDKGITLGLDLQGGIHLVLEVEEERAVEIAVERTATSLQDLLVEKKIPAESVKRSGPTQITIGFQNAELKAQVQKLLDEFPTYLEVESQGSAHSVVWELREAEIKRIKDSAINQALETIRNRIDQFGVAEPLIQRQGLKQVVVQLPGIKDAKLAKDLIKQTALLEFKLLDEENQLKLDLPARVQKGKEREEAFLKQVEGKVPDGDQILFERIVERESGQEWLTPYLVKKRVMLAGDVLSDARVSIGQFNEPYVSVTFDAKGAREFDRITGENVKKRMAIVLDNNIYSAPVIQERISGGRAQITGTFSMEEANNLAIVLRAGALPAPLKIIQDLTVGPSLGRDSIEKGVKATLFAGLLVIIFMATYYRLSGVIANFALMLNLICLIGSLAALNATLTLPGIAGIILTIGMGVDSNVLIFERIREELRQGKPVRLAIDAGYDKALLTIVDSHVTTLITGFALFLFGTGPIKGFAVTLCLGIAINLFTALVGTKVVFDVLNQRKKVEQLSI, from the coding sequence ATGAAAAAAGTCGGTGGACGGTTGTTGGCGTTGGTGGCCATGGTGGTGGTCTCGGGTATCTTTTTCCTGCCCTCGTATCAACCTCTCTATAAGGAGCTGCCGCGGTGGGTCAGGGAGGTCCTTCCCGACAAGGGCATTACCTTGGGGCTGGACCTGCAAGGCGGCATCCATTTGGTTTTGGAAGTGGAGGAAGAGCGGGCTGTGGAGATTGCGGTGGAGCGGACCGCTACGAGCCTGCAAGATCTGCTGGTCGAGAAGAAAATCCCCGCCGAGTCGGTCAAGCGTAGCGGCCCGACGCAGATCACCATTGGGTTCCAGAACGCGGAGTTGAAAGCCCAGGTGCAGAAGTTGCTGGATGAGTTTCCCACCTATCTGGAAGTGGAATCCCAGGGTTCGGCTCACTCGGTGGTGTGGGAGTTGCGGGAGGCGGAGATCAAACGCATCAAGGATTCCGCCATCAACCAGGCGTTGGAAACCATTCGGAACCGGATCGACCAGTTCGGCGTGGCGGAGCCCTTGATCCAGCGGCAAGGTTTGAAGCAGGTGGTGGTGCAGCTTCCCGGCATCAAAGATGCCAAGCTGGCCAAAGATTTGATCAAGCAGACGGCCCTGCTCGAATTCAAGCTTTTGGATGAGGAAAACCAACTCAAACTGGATCTGCCGGCTCGGGTGCAGAAGGGCAAGGAACGTGAAGAGGCCTTCCTGAAGCAGGTGGAAGGCAAGGTGCCGGACGGCGACCAGATTCTGTTTGAACGCATCGTCGAGCGGGAGAGCGGCCAGGAATGGCTCACGCCCTATCTGGTCAAGAAGCGAGTCATGCTGGCGGGCGACGTGCTGAGCGATGCGCGGGTGTCCATCGGGCAATTCAACGAGCCCTATGTGTCGGTGACCTTCGATGCCAAGGGTGCGAGGGAATTCGATCGCATCACAGGGGAGAACGTCAAAAAGCGCATGGCGATCGTCCTCGACAACAACATCTATTCCGCTCCGGTCATTCAGGAACGGATCAGCGGCGGCCGTGCACAGATCACCGGTACGTTCTCGATGGAGGAGGCCAACAATCTGGCGATCGTCCTCAGGGCCGGCGCCTTGCCGGCGCCGCTCAAGATCATTCAGGACCTGACGGTCGGCCCCTCACTCGGCCGTGACTCGATCGAGAAAGGGGTGAAGGCGACGCTCTTCGCGGGACTACTCGTCATCATCTTCATGGCGACCTACTATCGGCTGTCCGGCGTGATCGCGAATTTCGCGCTCATGCTCAATCTCATTTGTCTCATCGGGTCGCTTGCGGCGTTGAATGCCACGCTGACGTTGCCCGGTATCGCCGGCATCATCCTCACCATCGGCATGGGCGTAGACTCGAACGTCCTGATCTTCGAGCGCATTCGCGAGGAACTGCGCCAGGGCAAGCCGGTGCGGTTGGCGATCGATGCCGGCTACGATAAGGCGCTCCTCACCATCGTAGACTCACACGTGACGACGTTGATTACCGGATTCGCGCTGTTCCTCTTCGGCACCGGACCGATCAAGGGCTTTGCCGTCACCCTCTGTCTCGGCATCGCTATCAATCTCTTTACAGCCTTAGTCGGCACCAAGGTCGTGTTCGATGTGCTGAATCAGCGCAAGAAAGTTGAGCAGCTCAGCATTTAG
- the secF gene encoding protein translocase subunit SecF yields MFEILGKTNIDFMGKRYISFAISGLLALLGLLAVLQIARGAANLGIDFAGGTAVQLKFDQPIRIDEARRALETNGLQSAELQEFTQDNKLLVRVKASTTIEEKIAERVVAVFSKEFPGNKFVVDSSTEIGPTIGKKLQEDAMIAVLISFVGIVAYIAVRFELRFGVAAALATFHDVLAVLGVFYILDKEITLLVVTALLTLAGYSLTDTVVVFDRIRENLRSRRREDEETIINGAINQVLSRTIVTSLTVVIVLIPLVLAGAEVLHDFSLALLGGVMFGTYSSVFVASPLLLLWPGSSGNLMKRR; encoded by the coding sequence ATGTTCGAAATTTTAGGGAAGACCAACATCGATTTCATGGGGAAGCGCTACATCAGCTTCGCCATCTCCGGCCTGTTGGCGCTGCTCGGGCTGCTCGCGGTGCTCCAGATTGCGCGCGGAGCTGCGAATTTGGGCATCGACTTTGCCGGCGGTACGGCCGTGCAGTTGAAATTCGACCAGCCGATCCGGATCGACGAAGCTCGCCGGGCACTGGAAACCAACGGGCTGCAATCGGCCGAGTTGCAGGAGTTCACCCAGGACAACAAACTCTTGGTGCGCGTCAAGGCCTCGACGACGATCGAGGAAAAAATCGCGGAACGGGTCGTCGCCGTCTTCAGTAAGGAGTTTCCCGGCAACAAGTTCGTGGTCGATTCCAGCACGGAAATCGGTCCGACGATCGGAAAAAAACTTCAAGAAGACGCCATGATCGCGGTGCTGATTTCCTTCGTGGGCATTGTGGCCTATATCGCCGTGCGGTTTGAGCTGCGTTTCGGCGTGGCGGCGGCGCTGGCGACGTTCCATGACGTGCTGGCCGTGCTGGGGGTCTTCTATATCCTTGACAAGGAAATTACCCTGTTGGTCGTGACCGCCCTCTTGACGCTGGCGGGGTATTCCCTCACCGATACCGTCGTGGTCTTCGATCGGATCCGCGAAAATCTGCGTTCCCGTCGGCGAGAAGATGAGGAAACCATCATCAATGGGGCGATCAATCAAGTGCTGAGCCGGACCATCGTCACCAGTCTGACGGTCGTGATCGTGTTGATCCCATTGGTGCTGGCCGGCGCCGAGGTCTTGCATGATTTCTCGCTGGCGTTGCTGGGGGGCGTCATGTTCGGCACCTACTCCTCGGTCTTCGTGGCAAGTCCCCTGTTGCTGCTATGGCCCGGCAGCTCCGGGAACCTCATGAAGCGTCGTTAG